A genomic segment from Saprospiraceae bacterium encodes:
- a CDS encoding response regulator transcription factor encodes MMSASIRILLVDDHQIILDSLGLLFDLMDGITLVNTLNDSRKVLDFLEKNEIDILITDMSMPYVNGIELSFQVKEKYPDLKILMLTVNDQGDRIQDAFKAGISGYVMKKAGRLELEKAIRTVAAGQLHFSQEVMRSLLSTKEGDDQFEKIKHLTKREVEIIKLIVREYSSAEIAEKLYISLGTVETHRHNIFKKLDVKNAIGLVKFALKYKLI; translated from the coding sequence ATGATGTCAGCTTCCATTCGAATATTGTTGGTAGATGATCACCAAATCATATTGGATAGCCTAGGCTTGCTTTTTGACTTGATGGATGGAATAACCTTAGTCAACACCCTAAATGACAGTCGAAAGGTGTTGGACTTTCTGGAAAAGAATGAGATAGATATTCTGATAACGGATATGAGCATGCCCTATGTCAATGGGATTGAATTGAGTTTCCAGGTAAAAGAAAAATACCCCGATCTCAAAATTTTAATGCTAACGGTAAATGATCAGGGCGATCGAATCCAAGATGCCTTTAAAGCAGGGATATCAGGCTATGTCATGAAAAAGGCTGGTCGGCTAGAATTAGAAAAAGCCATTCGAACCGTTGCGGCAGGTCAGCTCCATTTTAGTCAGGAAGTCATGAGGTCTTTATTGTCGACAAAGGAAGGTGACGACCAGTTTGAAAAAATCAAACACCTTACAAAACGAGAGGTGGAAATTATCAAACTGATTGTACGGGAGTATTCTTCAGCAGAAATTGCTGAAAAACTTTACATAAGCCTGGGAACCGTAGAAACACACCGACACAATATTTTTAAAAAACTGGACGTAAAAAATGCTATCGGGCTAGTTAAATTTGCCCTAAAATATAAGTTAATTTGA
- a CDS encoding outer membrane beta-barrel protein: MKTISYFLSFAILMSLGQQLFSQDIKSSTKGFSLNLNYAYGSWNSESLFLGDLDDLEPAGTGYSVKAGYGINQNIEVLIAYSQLGFRKEFDWDSYQLSNFELGGRYNFGATLRWFRPFLGATIAFNNLLIDPITFDGSSVFELESKGVGATIGGGFHIFIIPNLSFNANGNLGFGNFNATSLSGTDVGDLGEKLDFTTVILHFGLTYFFE; the protein is encoded by the coding sequence ATGAAAACGATAAGCTATTTTCTTAGTTTTGCCATCCTGATGTCCTTGGGACAACAGTTGTTCTCACAAGATATCAAATCTTCTACTAAAGGTTTTTCCCTCAACCTGAATTACGCATATGGGAGTTGGAATTCTGAAAGCCTCTTTTTAGGAGACCTGGATGATTTAGAGCCAGCAGGAACGGGATATAGCGTCAAGGCAGGATATGGGATTAATCAAAACATTGAGGTGCTAATCGCTTACAGCCAACTCGGGTTTAGAAAAGAATTTGATTGGGATAGCTATCAATTAAGCAATTTTGAACTTGGTGGACGTTATAATTTTGGCGCGACCTTGCGCTGGTTTCGGCCATTTCTCGGGGCTACCATCGCTTTTAATAATTTGTTAATTGACCCAATAACCTTTGATGGAAGCAGTGTTTTTGAACTTGAAAGTAAAGGGGTAGGAGCAACAATTGGCGGGGGATTTCATATATTTATTATTCCAAATCTAAGTTTTAATGCCAATGGCAACCTTGGTTTTGGTAACTTTAATGCTACTTCCTTATCAGGAACAGACGTAGGCGATTTAGGCGAAAAACTTGATTTTACAACGGTTATTTTGCATTTTGGATTAACTTACTTTTTTGAATAA
- a CDS encoding serine/threonine-protein kinase, whose product MIGRKLSNFHINERIGEGGMGTVYKATDLHLNRTVAIKMLHPFLVNNPDSFRRFQNEAQLSARISHPNVATLFNFTASDDTHFIVMEYVDGQALDDVLKLQGKLPENEAAKVILQVLEGLGAAHDLGIMHRDLKPGNIMITQRGFVKLMDFGIARLEHTERMTRQNSVIGTLEYLSPELVKGGPPSKASDLYAVGVMFYEMLAGKSLYTGETEAAVMYQIAHEQANIRLDGVNKRLLKIIKKLTHKDVNKRYQSTQAVIKDLEEIFQGGKVNTRLMAEKLEPVAAHQSAPISLPIQVKLPDWNRFKGVKLPIDIDLRILAGALVLCLFIIILGRRQSTGTDEGLSQKEMADNSIPAAAAELDQPSTGQAMIPAEQLSEPKKSTIQFIEKFEENAPTPKKVEEKTRSQKGAEQPKEKPTQKNENTAAPEKKISGNKEAKDQSSVASKDQTLAKDVVQKGGTIASIEEKPQEEILTPTKLDLPVSNTPKRRAEPLTIRIPDMFLSATFTETVSTEKNYEGQDVYLSASYDIYQGEHLIVPKGAKVKAVVKKLRKAEGNKNAFLAINLLAVQAINGNWLTINYPEYSNLSKTAVEFQRGSQLNRIKLKSTNITLNN is encoded by the coding sequence ATGATCGGCCGAAAACTTTCCAATTTTCATATCAATGAGCGAATAGGGGAAGGTGGCATGGGAACCGTTTACAAAGCCACCGACCTTCACCTCAATCGAACGGTAGCTATTAAGATGTTGCACCCATTCCTGGTGAATAATCCAGATTCATTTAGGCGATTTCAAAATGAGGCACAATTATCTGCCAGGATTTCGCATCCGAATGTGGCAACGCTTTTTAATTTCACCGCTTCCGATGATACGCATTTTATCGTCATGGAGTATGTCGATGGCCAAGCCCTTGATGATGTGTTGAAATTGCAGGGGAAATTGCCCGAAAACGAAGCTGCTAAAGTCATACTGCAAGTACTGGAAGGCTTGGGAGCTGCACATGATTTGGGGATTATGCACCGGGATTTAAAACCCGGAAACATCATGATCACCCAAAGAGGCTTTGTGAAATTAATGGACTTCGGCATTGCCCGGCTGGAGCATACAGAAAGGATGACCAGGCAAAATAGCGTAATTGGCACCCTCGAATACCTTTCTCCTGAATTGGTGAAAGGAGGCCCGCCATCCAAGGCATCTGATTTGTACGCGGTAGGCGTCATGTTCTATGAAATGTTAGCCGGAAAATCGCTTTATACCGGAGAAACCGAAGCTGCCGTGATGTATCAAATTGCCCATGAGCAAGCTAATATTCGCTTGGATGGGGTGAACAAGAGACTGCTAAAGATCATCAAGAAATTGACGCATAAAGACGTCAATAAGCGCTATCAATCTACGCAGGCTGTGATCAAAGACTTAGAAGAGATTTTTCAAGGGGGTAAAGTAAATACCCGGCTCATGGCTGAAAAACTTGAACCGGTAGCAGCTCATCAAAGCGCCCCTATATCCCTACCCATTCAAGTTAAACTTCCTGATTGGAACCGCTTCAAAGGTGTCAAATTGCCTATTGATATAGATTTAAGGATACTGGCAGGCGCCCTTGTTCTTTGTTTATTCATTATCATCCTCGGCCGAAGACAATCTACTGGAACGGATGAAGGCCTTAGCCAAAAGGAAATGGCAGACAACTCCATCCCAGCGGCAGCGGCGGAACTCGACCAACCATCCACTGGACAGGCTATGATTCCAGCTGAACAGCTGAGTGAGCCTAAAAAAAGCACCATACAGTTTATAGAAAAATTTGAGGAAAATGCGCCTACCCCCAAAAAGGTAGAAGAGAAAACTCGCTCGCAAAAAGGGGCAGAACAGCCGAAAGAAAAACCTACTCAAAAAAACGAAAATACAGCGGCACCGGAAAAAAAGATTTCAGGCAATAAGGAAGCGAAAGATCAAAGTAGTGTAGCATCAAAGGATCAAACCCTGGCAAAGGATGTGGTACAGAAAGGAGGGACGATAGCCTCGATTGAAGAAAAACCCCAGGAGGAGATCCTTACACCGACAAAATTGGATTTACCAGTATCCAATACACCCAAAAGGCGGGCAGAACCTTTAACCATCAGAATACCAGACATGTTCTTGTCTGCTACATTTACAGAAACAGTGTCAACAGAAAAAAATTATGAAGGGCAGGATGTATACCTCAGCGCTAGCTACGACATTTATCAGGGAGAGCACCTGATTGTGCCCAAAGGAGCAAAGGTCAAAGCCGTAGTAAAGAAACTTCGCAAGGCAGAGGGCAATAAAAATGCTTTTTTGGCCATCAACCTTTTGGCAGTACAGGCCATTAATGGAAATTGGCTGACGATCAATTATCCCGAATACAGCAACCTGTCTAAAACAGCGGTGGAATTCCAACGGGGGAGTCAGCTTAATAGGATCAAATTAAAATCAACCAACATCACACTTAATAACTAA
- a CDS encoding Stp1/IreP family PP2C-type Ser/Thr phosphatase: MAFSFLRKQKAEPHPKNQAQVSIDYRAVALTDVGSVRDNNEDHLVFTRPFDVKTRASHGCLALVADGMGGHSFGELASRMAAEIITRHYFDTTYTVLTALQRAFEKANKAIFQQASKATSYKGMGTTCTAVVLLNNQIYLGHVGDSRAYLFKGDQMIQLSNDHTLVQHLLDTGQITQEESLGHPQRNVVTRAMGTSAKLQADFSLHKLCFEEGDKLLICSDGLYEYVKGDELKSILRKNNLNEAAQSLIHLAKQRGGHDNISVLIAETFSVDTAQVNKPTQKITIP; this comes from the coding sequence ATGGCATTTTCATTCCTTAGAAAACAGAAAGCTGAACCTCACCCGAAAAACCAAGCTCAGGTCAGTATAGATTATAGAGCAGTAGCGCTCACCGATGTAGGTTCGGTCAGGGACAATAACGAGGATCATTTGGTTTTTACCCGTCCCTTTGATGTTAAAACAAGAGCTAGTCATGGGTGCCTTGCTTTAGTTGCTGATGGAATGGGAGGCCATAGTTTTGGAGAATTGGCTTCCAGAATGGCTGCCGAGATTATTACCCGACATTATTTCGACACCACCTACACTGTCCTCACTGCCTTACAACGGGCTTTTGAAAAAGCCAACAAAGCTATTTTTCAGCAGGCAAGCAAAGCGACTTCTTATAAGGGGATGGGAACCACTTGTACTGCCGTCGTACTACTTAATAATCAAATTTACCTTGGCCATGTTGGCGATAGTAGAGCCTATCTTTTCAAAGGCGACCAAATGATTCAGTTATCTAATGATCATACCCTGGTGCAACACCTCTTAGACACCGGACAAATCACCCAGGAGGAAAGCCTAGGCCATCCTCAGCGAAATGTGGTAACCAGGGCGATGGGAACATCCGCAAAATTACAAGCAGATTTTTCTTTGCATAAATTGTGTTTTGAGGAGGGAGATAAATTGTTGATCTGTAGTGATGGTTTGTATGAATACGTCAAAGGCGATGAATTGAAAAGCATCTTAAGGAAGAACAACCTGAATGAAGCAGCGCAATCCCTTATCCATTTAGCTAAACAAAGGGGGGGGCATGACAATATTTCTGTCTTGATTGCAGAAACTTTTAGTGTGGATACAGCACAAGTCAATAAACCAACCCAAAAGATAACCATACCATGA
- a CDS encoding trypsin-like peptidase domain-containing protein: MNKEIRHIIIKHLSGSKANQIEEFDYQDNDRISFGRATQNQLQFDVEQDNAVSREHGVIAKGETFGTFTITDNNSLNGTFVNGQKVNGTQALRPGDEITLGAKGPRFRFDINPSLAESAATQLIQIPAADPTMEYKLPSAAEPAAKSGIGKETFERAIVTERKRSQKTLISVLGAILLVTTALGYTFKDQILPSKDDLTAKVDTVKVFTNSTTLVEEAFSPEKIAKANSERVVFIEFGFKLIHAPTGDDIYHQYMRQTDKKTKKEYLVPIFIEMEPGVIEPLLGLKKDVIDGAPIAMSQLSGTGFIVDEEGYILTNKHIAEPWKYPYAFGEEASQGVLYQMVGGEWKITGTIMAPTRWIPSESKFFGREPISGKILEGESTYMNVTFAKTDSRINARVVQSSSNHDVAMLKIDHMAEFSPVELKEDGAEVAQGQKIAVMGYPGISPSVIYGRATQEFGRASGDVKVVPDPTITDGTIGKIIRGSNLVNNAELSGYYSPMGEYYQLTASETGAGNSGGPVFDKDGKVIAIFAASVTSQEGARITFAIPIKYGLDLMHLTPVIQ, encoded by the coding sequence ATGAATAAGGAAATACGACACATCATCATCAAACACCTAAGTGGCAGCAAGGCCAATCAAATTGAAGAGTTTGACTACCAAGACAATGATCGTATTAGTTTTGGCAGGGCAACCCAGAATCAATTGCAATTCGATGTAGAACAAGACAATGCTGTTAGCCGGGAGCATGGCGTAATTGCAAAAGGCGAAACCTTTGGCACTTTTACCATTACCGACAATAATAGCTTGAATGGCACCTTTGTAAACGGACAAAAAGTGAATGGCACCCAAGCGCTTCGCCCGGGGGATGAAATCACCTTAGGTGCCAAAGGTCCACGGTTCCGCTTTGATATCAATCCTAGTTTGGCTGAAAGTGCTGCCACTCAACTCATCCAAATTCCGGCAGCAGATCCAACCATGGAATATAAGCTCCCCTCAGCTGCCGAACCTGCCGCTAAATCGGGAATAGGCAAAGAAACCTTTGAGCGGGCTATCGTTACCGAGCGTAAACGCTCCCAAAAAACCTTGATCTCCGTTTTGGGCGCCATTCTCCTGGTTACCACTGCTCTGGGCTATACCTTTAAAGATCAAATACTTCCTTCTAAAGATGATTTAACAGCTAAAGTCGATACCGTAAAAGTATTTACCAATAGCACAACTTTGGTCGAAGAAGCCTTCTCACCAGAAAAAATAGCAAAGGCCAATTCGGAAAGGGTGGTATTTATCGAATTTGGATTTAAACTCATCCATGCCCCAACCGGCGATGATATTTATCATCAGTATATGCGTCAAACGGATAAAAAAACGAAGAAGGAATATTTAGTGCCGATATTTATTGAAATGGAGCCAGGGGTGATCGAACCATTATTAGGACTGAAAAAAGATGTGATTGATGGAGCCCCCATCGCGATGTCTCAACTCTCAGGCACCGGTTTTATCGTCGATGAAGAGGGCTATATTCTTACCAATAAGCATATTGCAGAACCGTGGAAGTACCCATACGCTTTTGGTGAAGAGGCTTCACAAGGAGTATTATACCAAATGGTAGGTGGTGAATGGAAAATCACAGGCACCATTATGGCTCCAACCAGGTGGATTCCTTCTGAATCGAAATTCTTTGGAAGAGAACCTATCTCGGGCAAGATCTTAGAAGGAGAAAGCACTTATATGAATGTGACCTTTGCTAAAACGGATTCTCGGATTAATGCCAGGGTGGTCCAATCCAGCTCCAACCACGACGTTGCCATGCTTAAAATTGATCACATGGCGGAATTTAGTCCAGTAGAATTAAAAGAAGATGGTGCGGAGGTTGCACAAGGACAAAAAATAGCGGTCATGGGTTATCCCGGTATTTCTCCATCCGTTATTTATGGCAGAGCTACCCAAGAATTTGGCCGGGCTTCCGGGGATGTTAAAGTTGTGCCAGATCCAACGATTACTGATGGAACAATTGGGAAAATCATCAGAGGCAGCAACCTGGTTAATAATGCAGAGCTAAGCGGTTATTATAGCCCAATGGGGGAGTATTATCAATTAACAGCTAGCGAAACAGGTGCAGGCAATAGCGGTGGGCCCGTGTTTGATAAGGACGGAAAAGTCATCGCCATCTTTGCGGCCTCCGTTACTTCCCAGGAAGGGGCAAGGATCACCTTTGCCATTCCCATCAAATATGGGCTAGACTTGATGCATCTTACGCCTGTTATTCAATAA
- the rocD gene encoding ornithine--oxo-acid transaminase, translating to MSGELVSKPMAAKTAKFIQREQRFGAHNYHPLPVVLEKGEGVFLWDVEGKRYFDFLSAYSAVNQGHCHPRIIAALKKQAERLTLTSRAFHNDKLGDFEQFLCELFGFDKALLMNSGVEAVETAMKLCRKWAYEVKGVAENQAKILFATGNFHGRTLSVISASNDPSSRTGFGPYMGGIGMVTYNSLSSLSQALKADPNIAGFIVEPIQGEAGVVVPDDHYLTAAKALCEAHNVLFVADEIQTGIARTGEMLCCDHYDLKPDILILGKALSGGVLPVSAVLANDEIMLTIKPGEHGSTFGGNPLACAVAKEALQVVLDEKLAEKAERLGRLFRNGLEEIAKKNNLIQSVRGKGLLNAIVIDSEETSSLAWEICLAFRDNGLLAKPTHGNKIRLAPPLVITEAQIKECLGIIAQSLAAFV from the coding sequence ATGTCAGGAGAATTAGTTTCAAAGCCTATGGCCGCCAAAACGGCTAAATTCATTCAAAGAGAACAGCGCTTTGGTGCGCATAATTACCATCCACTTCCTGTCGTTTTGGAAAAAGGCGAAGGGGTTTTCCTCTGGGATGTGGAAGGAAAAAGGTATTTCGATTTTTTATCGGCCTATTCTGCGGTGAACCAAGGCCATTGCCACCCTCGTATCATTGCCGCCTTAAAAAAGCAGGCGGAACGCCTTACCTTGACTTCTCGCGCCTTTCACAATGATAAATTGGGTGATTTTGAACAATTCCTATGCGAGCTTTTTGGATTTGATAAGGCCCTTCTTATGAATTCGGGGGTAGAGGCAGTGGAGACGGCGATGAAACTATGCAGAAAGTGGGCTTACGAGGTCAAAGGCGTAGCGGAAAATCAAGCCAAAATACTTTTTGCTACTGGCAATTTCCATGGCCGAACTTTATCTGTGATATCCGCTTCCAATGACCCTTCCAGTCGAACGGGCTTTGGACCATATATGGGGGGGATCGGTATGGTGACGTATAACAGCCTGTCATCTTTATCGCAGGCGCTAAAGGCTGACCCCAATATTGCTGGTTTCATAGTAGAACCCATCCAAGGAGAAGCCGGGGTGGTTGTGCCAGATGACCACTACCTGACAGCGGCAAAAGCACTTTGTGAAGCGCACAATGTGCTCTTTGTAGCCGATGAAATTCAAACGGGCATTGCCAGAACAGGTGAAATGCTTTGTTGCGACCATTATGATCTTAAACCAGATATCCTGATACTCGGAAAAGCATTGTCAGGAGGCGTCTTACCGGTCTCTGCTGTGCTGGCCAATGATGAGATCATGCTAACGATAAAGCCAGGTGAGCACGGCTCCACCTTTGGCGGCAATCCATTGGCTTGTGCAGTGGCTAAGGAAGCCTTGCAAGTGGTACTGGATGAAAAACTGGCGGAAAAAGCGGAACGATTGGGACGATTATTTCGGAACGGATTAGAAGAAATTGCAAAAAAGAATAACCTTATCCAATCCGTACGTGGCAAGGGCTTATTGAATGCTATTGTTATTGATAGTGAAGAGACCTCTTCCCTGGCCTGGGAAATTTGCCTGGCCTTCAGAGATAATGGCTTACTAGCCAAACCTACCCATGGCAATAAAATACGTCTAGCACCCCCTTTGGTGATTACGGAGGCGCAAATTAAGGAGTGCCTTGGTATAATAGCACAATCTTTAGCCGCCTTCGTTTAG
- a CDS encoding Lrp/AsnC family transcriptional regulator yields MDEFDFKILKRLEKDGRMPFSTIASELGISNTMVHQRVNKMTEQGILKGIKPVLDEKKIGYDWGAFTGLTLEKDHNSSRIIDALKAIPEVTECYFITGSYTLYLRILAKSHEHMREVLYDKIDNIPGIAKTDSIIELGCAFKRNIVLD; encoded by the coding sequence ATGGATGAATTCGATTTTAAAATATTAAAAAGATTGGAAAAGGATGGTCGCATGCCTTTTTCTACGATTGCCAGCGAACTGGGCATTTCTAATACCATGGTTCATCAAAGGGTTAACAAAATGACCGAGCAAGGGATACTCAAGGGCATTAAACCTGTTTTAGATGAAAAGAAGATTGGATATGACTGGGGTGCATTTACGGGTTTGACCCTTGAAAAGGACCATAATTCTAGTCGGATTATTGATGCCCTAAAGGCTATACCTGAAGTCACGGAATGTTATTTCATAACCGGTTCATATACCCTTTACCTACGAATTTTAGCCAAAAGCCATGAGCATATGCGAGAGGTGCTTTACGATAAAATTGACAATATCCCCGGAATCGCAAAAACGGATTCCATCATTGAACTAGGTTGTGCATTTAAACGAAATATTGTGTTAGATTAA
- the tesB gene encoding acyl-CoA thioesterase II — MQKVEELIDLLTLEKIEENIFRGQNYLAPWKRVFGGQVLAQALHAAYNTVPEDRYVHSMHAYFILAGDINQPIIYDVDRIRDGGSFTTRRIVAIQKGKAIFNAAASFQVAQEGLDHQISMPNVPPPEGLLSDEALLAPLKESAPELYRQYYHERPIEFRQVEKMDIVNPKKSRPFRHVWFKSKGKLPDAKRIHQEVLAYASDYNLLITASLPHSEEVSRSELFFASLDHAMWFHRDFRADEWLLYALDSPSASNARGFTRGNIFNREGVLVASVVQEGLMRQIRK; from the coding sequence ATGCAAAAGGTTGAAGAACTGATCGATTTGCTCACCTTGGAAAAAATTGAAGAAAATATTTTCAGGGGGCAAAACTACCTGGCCCCTTGGAAACGTGTTTTTGGAGGCCAGGTATTGGCCCAAGCGCTCCACGCTGCATACAACACCGTTCCTGAAGATCGATATGTTCATTCCATGCATGCCTATTTTATCCTGGCAGGAGATATTAATCAACCAATCATATACGATGTAGATCGAATCAGAGATGGCGGAAGCTTTACAACCCGGAGGATAGTGGCGATCCAAAAAGGCAAGGCTATATTTAATGCGGCTGCCTCCTTTCAGGTGGCTCAGGAAGGGCTGGATCACCAAATCAGCATGCCCAATGTCCCGCCACCCGAAGGTTTATTATCTGATGAGGCCTTACTGGCGCCGCTAAAGGAAAGTGCCCCCGAGCTATACCGGCAGTATTACCACGAAAGGCCCATTGAGTTTCGGCAGGTAGAGAAAATGGATATCGTCAACCCCAAAAAAAGCCGCCCTTTTCGCCACGTTTGGTTTAAGTCGAAGGGGAAATTGCCCGATGCTAAACGAATTCACCAGGAAGTACTGGCCTATGCCTCCGATTATAACCTCCTGATAACCGCTAGTTTGCCTCATTCGGAGGAGGTTAGTCGCTCCGAGCTATTCTTTGCCAGTTTGGATCATGCCATGTGGTTTCATCGGGATTTTAGAGCGGATGAATGGTTGCTTTATGCCTTGGATAGCCCAAGTGCGTCTAATGCCAGGGGCTTTACCCGTGGCAATATTTTTAATAGAGAAGGCGTATTGGTGGCTTCAGTGGTGCAGGAAGGGCTCATGCGCCAAATCCGTAAATAA
- a CDS encoding universal stress protein, which produces MKKILFPTDFSDTARQAFQYTLQLAKALEAQVHLLHVYQLPFIHSEGVAPEQYRQLLDDLEIKMEEKLVDFLKENGLEGSTMGKKAIYGLFVSREITDYAALEEMDLIVMGTKSKHNVMEKWLGSVTTTTMMHATCPVLAIPADAIYEPIEHIAYASDFKPTDQHAVSQLMTFAKQLGAQVHFLHVETQPDIGQMKDRVVVNDFPFESMEFVLINSPSVLEGVNQYIEEKNIKLMALFIPRRRLWERLFHQSFSKKMAFHSHIPLLSFHA; this is translated from the coding sequence ATGAAAAAGATCTTATTTCCCACCGATTTTTCCGATACCGCCAGGCAAGCATTCCAATACACCCTACAATTAGCAAAAGCCCTTGAAGCACAAGTTCATTTACTGCATGTTTATCAACTACCCTTCATTCATTCCGAAGGGGTTGCGCCAGAACAGTACCGTCAATTATTGGATGATCTCGAAATCAAAATGGAGGAAAAATTAGTTGATTTTTTGAAAGAAAATGGCCTGGAGGGAAGTACAATGGGAAAAAAAGCGATTTATGGGTTGTTTGTATCTAGGGAAATAACGGATTATGCCGCTCTAGAAGAGATGGATTTGATTGTTATGGGGACAAAAAGCAAGCACAATGTGATGGAAAAATGGCTGGGTTCCGTCACAACAACAACTATGATGCATGCAACCTGTCCTGTACTCGCCATTCCTGCCGATGCAATTTATGAACCGATTGAACATATAGCCTACGCCAGTGATTTCAAACCGACGGATCAGCATGCCGTTTCGCAATTGATGACCTTTGCCAAGCAACTTGGGGCACAGGTGCATTTTCTTCATGTAGAAACCCAGCCGGATATTGGACAAATGAAGGATAGGGTCGTGGTCAATGATTTTCCATTCGAAAGCATGGAGTTTGTTCTGATTAACAGTCCATCTGTTCTCGAAGGAGTGAATCAATACATTGAAGAAAAAAACATTAAACTGATGGCCTTGTTTATTCCTCGAAGAAGGCTATGGGAACGGCTGTTTCATCAAAGTTTTAGCAAAAAAATGGCCTTTCACAGCCATATTCCATTATTGAGTTTTCATGCCTAA
- a CDS encoding spore germination protein GerW family protein → MNMQFENLLERVTTFIQSEAKTETIIGKPFDLGEYSCIPVIRVGMGFGTGGGEGDAAKQGHGEGGGAGAGLGIEPIGFLVSRLDEITFVSTKTNTGLAAAFEKVPDLLTKFLETRQQKGVAVEN, encoded by the coding sequence ATGAACATGCAATTCGAAAATTTATTAGAACGAGTCACTACCTTTATTCAATCTGAAGCTAAGACGGAAACCATCATCGGAAAACCATTTGATTTGGGCGAGTATTCTTGCATTCCGGTGATCCGTGTTGGCATGGGTTTTGGCACAGGCGGTGGAGAGGGCGACGCCGCTAAACAAGGCCACGGCGAAGGTGGCGGCGCTGGTGCTGGATTAGGAATCGAACCGATTGGTTTTTTGGTCAGTCGCTTAGATGAAATTACCTTTGTAAGCACCAAAACCAATACTGGATTAGCCGCTGCATTTGAAAAAGTGCCCGATTTATTGACAAAATTTTTGGAAACCAGGCAACAAAAAGGAGTTGCAGTGGAAAATTAA